In Victivallis sp. Marseille-Q1083, the genomic stretch ACGCCGCCGCCGATGTAACCGTTGATGATATAGGCGGTGCCGTCGCGGCCTTCAAAGCCGGGGCAATCGAAAATCGTATTGCGGAAATGACCGCCGCCTGGACCGACGGCGGCCTCTGGAATGCCGAGATAAATGCCGACCGGCATGCAGGCGTATTTCCATTGATCTTCGCCGCCGAAGGTGGCGACCGGGCCGTAACCGTCGGAATCTCCGGCATACATCATGCAGCCCAGGCCGACCTGTTTGAGATTGTTGATGCATTTGATCGCCTGGGCCGCCGCCTTGGCCTTGCTCAGCGCCGGCAACAGCATGCTGGCGAGAATGGCTATGATTGCTATTGCTACAAGCAATTCTATTAGTGTGAATTTTGCATTCCTCATGTTTTCTTCCTTTCCGGTTCTGGTTTTGTTGGTTGCAGGAGAAAAGAAATCGATGGTTTGAACGTGGGACCCTCCCTGGCTGGAAACTATTGCATGGAAGCATGTTTATCGGTTCCGGCGGCATGCTGCGCCTGCTCGATCGCCGCAGCCAGCTCCCGGCGGATTGCTTCCAGTTCCGCCGGATTGCGGCTGAAGTCGGTCAGTGAGCGGATCAGCCGTTCCGCATACGGCAGCGCCGCTTGCCGTCCTCTCAAGTTCTCCAGAATGGCGAGATACTCGAAATCTTCACTGCCGTCCCGCAGATTGACCATCCGGATGCCGGGAATCGGCCCGTCGGCGCCCGGATAGATCAAATTGCCGTCGCCGCCGTTGGGTTGGAACCATGGAGAAAAAGGCTGCCATTCCTCGATTGTGGCGTTTTGCGGCCATTCGAGGTTGACATGCCAATAGAGCAGCCCGTCGCTTTCCATCAGGTAAGTCATCCAGGGCAGCAGCCGCGTTTCGATGGCCGGCAGGTCGGCGAACGCCAGGTTGGCATAGGGATAGCGCGGCCAGCAGCAGACATACCACCAGACCTCTTTGCCCTGGCTGCGCAATTGCCGCGACAATTCCGGATCGTAGGCGTGCAGCAGCGGGCAGTACCAATCGACGTAGTCTTCATAATCGGCCGGCAATTCCCGCCGCCGGTTGAACGACCGCCAGAAACAGTATTGCTGACCAAAACAGTTCCACAAAGATTTTCCTTTCTTGATTTTTCGGGGCTGGTTTTTCTTAGCGGGGCCGGCAACTGTTGCCTTCCACCAGTACGCTCGGGAAACGCAATTCCGTCGGCGGCAGCGTTTCGCCCTTGAGACGTCGCAACAACAATTTGGCCGCTTCGACGACGACGGTTCGGGTCGGCTGACGAAAATAAGTGAAATCGGCGGAAAATTGTTCCATCGATTCGTCGGTGCTGACGCAGATGAAACTGATGTCGCCGGGAACCCGTTTGCCGGCAAAAGCGGCTTTCCGGAGAAAACGGGAAAGATAGACGTTGTTGACGGCAAAAAAAGCGGTCGGACATTGCGGCGAACTCAACAGTTCGACGACATTGCTGCTGAGATCCGGATCGAAATAGTAATAGGTGATGACGTTTTTGGGGTTGAGCGACAGGCCGGCATCCTGCAACGCGGCCAGGAATCCTTTCAGCCGTTCGGACGGATTGTCCAGCAGATCGGTGTTGGCCAGAATCAGGCCGATGTCGCGGTGGCCGTGAGAAATCAGGTGGTTGGCGGCGTCGTAACAGGTTTGAAATTCCTCGTATCCGACGAATGGGGTAACGCCTTCCGCCCAGACCCGGTCGAACTGGACGACCGGTTTGCTGGCCGCCAACTCGATCAGCAAATCCCGCAGCCGGAGGGACCCGAACGTCGGCAGGTAGAGAATGCCGTCGATCCGGTTATAATCCCGCAGCCGGCGCAACTCTTCCGCCTCGGAATTTTCATTGAAATCATAGAGGGTCACCACGGTTTCCAGGCCGAAGGTCGTCAAATAACGGTGCAGTGTGTCGATGATGACGGTGAAAAAAGGTTCCTGAACTCCCGGCATCAGCAGCGAAATCCGGCCGCTGCGCTGCTGCGGTTCCTGCGGCGTCAGAAAAACCCCGCGTCTGGCTTCCCGGCGGATCAAACCGTCCTCTTCCAGCAAATCCAGCGCCGAATTCATCGTCACCAGGCTGACCTGGTAGGTGTCGCAAAGTTGTTTCAGGGACGGCAGCTTGCGGGACGTGTTGGTTTCCGTGGCAATCTTGCGTAACTTTTCGTAGACGTCCTGATATTTTACGTTGTCTCTCATCGTTGCTGATTTTATCCTGTTATTATATCTATTATTGTATCTGTTATTATTTCTGAATTTATATATGCGCTATTTTAATCATTGTGGATTAAAGTATTTCCTCTTTATAAAGTATACTGAATCTATTCAAATAAGTCAATAGCGGATGGTACGCTGGTCGTCGAAGCCGGCGGTACGGTTCGGCAGACGAATATTCTGGCGGCTGGCCAGCTCCGGGTGGAAGCCGGCGGAACCTCCACCGGATTTGTTGCGGAGCGGGCTGCGGACGTCAGTTATGATTTCGGCACGAATGTGCAGGGAACCGGTGAATACGGTTACATCATCAAGTCCGACCCGGATTCTTCCATGAATTACCGGGTTGATTCCCGACAGGAAGTCGGAGCTTGGCAGATTGCGTTCGGCGGTTTCATTTCTGCCGGTGCGGTACAGAATATCGGTGCGTATGGCGAAGCGAGTTATATGACTATTGACGCCGGCGGCGTGTAGCATGCGGAGTGCGGTTCGCGTGTCAATGTCAGTATGGTTTCCGGAGTCCTGACGCTTGCCGGCGGAGCCGTCTCGAATTATGCGGAAGTCGAAGCCGGCGGCATGGTCGAAGCGGCGGCCGGGGCAGTCCTGAACAATACCACGGTTCAGCAGGGCGGCACGCTTTCGCTGGCGGCGGGAAGCGAGTTGAATGGAATGATCTCGGTGGCCGGTTCGCTCCTGGCCGGCGGCGTAGTCGATGCTTCGGGTTGTGTGATCGATTTCGATCTGACCGGCGGCGAAGTTGCGGCGAACGCGCTGACCGGAGTGCTGGTGAACGATATCACGCGGCTCGAAGGCGCTTCCCTGGCGATCACCATCTCGTCCCGGGGACTGGAGGACGGGGAATACCGGCTGGCCGGAAATGCGGCGGGTTTTGCCGGGAGCATTTCCTGTCACTCGGAGATGTCGTTTGCTTGTTCGTATGCGGAGCTTGACCTGTATTCGGATTGCTCATTTGCCCTGAACGGCAAACTGTACACGCTGGCGGT encodes the following:
- a CDS encoding substrate-binding domain-containing protein, with the translated sequence MRDNVKYQDVYEKLRKIATETNTSRKLPSLKQLCDTYQVSLVTMNSALDLLEEDGLIRREARRGVFLTPQEPQQRSGRISLLMPGVQEPFFTVIIDTLHRYLTTFGLETVVTLYDFNENSEAEELRRLRDYNRIDGILYLPTFGSLRLRDLLIELAASKPVVQFDRVWAEGVTPFVGYEEFQTCYDAANHLISHGHRDIGLILANTDLLDNPSERLKGFLAALQDAGLSLNPKNVITYYYFDPDLSSNVVELLSSPQCPTAFFAVNNVYLSRFLRKAAFAGKRVPGDISFICVSTDESMEQFSADFTYFRQPTRTVVVEAAKLLLRRLKGETLPPTELRFPSVLVEGNSCRPR
- a CDS encoding prepilin-type N-terminal cleavage/methylation domain-containing protein; translation: MRNAKFTLIELLVAIAIIAILASMLLPALSKAKAAAQAIKCINNLKQVGLGCMMYAGDSDGYGPVATFGGEDQWKYACMPVGIYLGIPEAAVGPGGGHFRNTIFDCPGFEGRDGTAYIINGYIGGGVNDASFAFPPLKLDAITRPSSRMYWADNQLDNKCLGYWNLLPDANYTLGRRHNNRSNVLWADGHAARSDRYNFDWYEAPAGTFYPVND
- a CDS encoding DUF4091 domain-containing protein; translated protein: MWNCFGQQYCFWRSFNRRRELPADYEDYVDWYCPLLHAYDPELSRQLRSQGKEVWWYVCCWPRYPYANLAFADLPAIETRLLPWMTYLMESDGLLYWHVNLEWPQNATIEEWQPFSPWFQPNGGDGNLIYPGADGPIPGIRMVNLRDGSEDFEYLAILENLRGRQAALPYAERLIRSLTDFSRNPAELEAIRRELAAAIEQAQHAAGTDKHASMQ